ATTTCTTAACTTTTCTGACTTTATAGACAGACACTTATTAGTTATGTTTTATTTAATATTTTAAAAATTTCATTAGCAATTAATTTATCCGAATCTTTAATTGCCATTTTATATATATTTTCTGATAATGAATTTAACATATCGTTATTACTAATTACTTCAACAGCTTTATTAATAAGCTCAGTTTTAGCATCAGTATCTTTAATCATAATTGCAGCATTGTTATCAGCCAGTGCCAAGGCATTTTTCATTTGATGGTTTTCTGCCACATTAGGAGAAGGCACTAATATTGTTGGTTTCGCCAACAAACACAATTCCGAAATAGTACCTGCGCCTGCTCTTGAAATAATTAAATCAGCAATATTATAAACAAGGTCCATTCTTGTAATAAATTCATGTACAATAACATTTTTATAATTGCTACTTTTTACTTCATCACAGGCATTTTGATAAAAATATTTTCCTGTTTGCCATATTACCTGAATATTTTCTTGTTCAAAAATTTTAAGGTCATTTATCATGCTTTGATTTATAGTTCTTGCTCCCAAGCTACCACCAAGAACTAAAAGTGTTTTTTTATTTTTATCTAAGGAAAAATATTTAATTGCTTCGTCTTTATTAATTTCTTTGAATAAATCTTTACGAACAGGATTTCCTGTAAGAATAATTTTATCCTTTGGGAAATATTTTTCCATATTTTCATAAGCCACACATATTTTTTCTGCCTTTTTTGCAAGAATTTTATTTGTAACACCTGCGTATGAATTTTGTTCCTGTATTATTACCGGTATTTTTTTCTTTGAAGCAACATAAAGCAAAGGTCCGCTTGCATATCCACCTACACCAATGACAACACCGGGTTTAAAAGTTTTTAATATTTTATGAGATTTAATAATGCTATAAAATAATTTAAAGAAAAAAGTAATATTCTTAATAGTCAATCTTCTTTGAAATCCTGCAATTGGTAAACCAATGATATTATAACCTGCATCAGGAACTTTATTCATTTCGAGTTTTCCTTTTGCACCAACAAAAAGTATCTGAATGCTTTGTTCAATATCTTTCAAAGCATTAGCAATGGCAATAGCCGGAAAAACATGCCCGCCTGTTCCACCACCGCTTATTATTACTTTATTATTGGATATCTTGTTCATCTAATTCGTAATTAAAATCATTTTTTTGTGTACTTCTGCTTACGCTTAAAATAATTCCAAATGCAACACTGGTAAACAATACAGAAGTACCCCCCATACTTACCATTGGTAATGTTTGTCCTGTAACAGGAAATATATTTACTGCAACTCCGATATTAACAAATGCCTGAAAAACCAAGCTAAAAGTTAAACCAACTGCAAGAAAAGCAGGGAATGTCCTTTCGCTTTTTTTCACAATAATACCTGCTCTGAAAAGGAGAAAAAGGTATAAAAATATTATCGGTAAGCCTCCGAAAATAATCCCGTACTCCTCAACAATAATCGAATAAATAAAATCGGAATATGCCTGTGGAAGAAAATTTCTTTGAGTACTATTACCAGGACCTTTTCCAAAAAATCCTCCTGTAACAATAGCAATTTTTGATTGTTCAACTTGATAATTTCCTTCACTTCCTCCATCCACATAATTTTCTATACGGCTTTTCCATGTACCAATTCTTCCTGTATTTTCACTATTTAAAGCAATTGCAATAAATATTGCTACGCAAACAATACCAATTCCAATAAATCCAAAAATATGTTTCAAGCTTGCTCTGCCAATAAATAATAAAACCAAAGATGTGGCAAAAAGTATAGCAGCAGTTGAAAAATCGGCTTTAATAATTAAACTGCAAATAATTATTACAGGTATCATTATTGGTAAAAACCCCGAATTAAAATCTTTAATAAGGTCCTGTTTTTTAGATAAATATTTTGCTATATACATTATTAAAGCAAGCTTTGCCAGGTCAGAAGTCTGAAATGTTTGTCCTATACCGGGTAAAGTAAGCCACCTGCTTGCCTGATTAATATTTGTTCCTAATATTAATGTCAAAACAAGTAATGGAATTGAAATATATAAGAATAATGTAGCCAGTCCTGCATAATATCTATAAGGAATTAAATGTGTAACAAATGTTATTCCCAAACCTACTATCAGAAAAAATGAGTGTCTGAAAAGATAGTATGTTGTATTTCCACCCTGACTTTTATAGGCTAATGACCCCGTGGCACTATAAACAGCAAGCATAGAAAATATACAAAGCATTACCATTACTGACCATATTACAGCATCACCTTTAAAATATTTTGATACAGTTTTAACCATTATATTTAAAACATAATTTAACCTGAATAATTCATAAATTATCTATTCCGAGCTGAAATTACCGGCTATAATTGAAAATGCTCAAATTTCGCTTCTCGCCATAGCTAAGGCTATGTCTGTGAGGCTCAATTCTGCGCTTTCCAATTCTATTGGTACTTTCAACTCTCATAACGAAAACTTATGAATTAATCAGGTTATAAATCTCTTACTGCTCTTTTAAATTGTCTTCCTCTGTCTTCGTAATTTTCAAAAAGGTCGAAACTTGCACAAGCAGGAGACAATAATACTGTTTCATCTTTTTTAGCCAAATAGTATGCAGTACGTACAGCTTCAGACATTGAACCGGTTTCTACAATTTTTTCAACATCATCAGAAAAAAAGTCGAAAAATTTAGAGTTCTCTTTTCCCAAACAAACAATAGCTCGAACTTTTTCTTTTACTAAATCTTTTAATATTGAATAATCATTCCCTTTATCAATTCCTCCTGCAATCCATATAATCGGCTTTTTAATACTTTCCAAAGCATACCATGTAGAATTTACATTAGTTGCTTTAGAATCATTATAAAATAAAATTCCATGTACTTTTATCACAGGTTCTAATCTATGTTCAACTCCCTGAAAATCAGAGAGACATTCACGGATAGTTTCTTTTCGTATCTTTAATACATGGCTTACAATACCTGCTGCCATTGAATTATAGGTATTGTGTTTTCCTTGTAAAGCTAATTCTAATATAGACATAGTAAATTCAGTATTTTTAATAATTATTTTTAGATTTTTATCTTTTATAAATGCTCCGTTTTCTAATTTGGTGTTTAATGAAAAAGGAATTATTTCAGTAATAGCATTTCGTTTTTTCAATTCTTTTTTAATAATATCGTCATCATAACAGTAAATGAAACAATCGTTCTTTTCTTGATTTTGAGTAATCCTAAATTTTGAATCAATATAATTTTGAAATTCATTTTCATATCTGTCAAGGTGGTCGGGTGTAATATTCATTAATACAGCCACATCTGCTTTAAAATCATACATTCCGTCTAACTGGAAACTGCTTAATTCAATAACATAATAATCATAGTTGTTTTCTGCCACCTGTAAAGCAAAACTTTTTCCTACATTTCCGGCTAATCCAACATTTAATCCTGCTTTTTTTAATATATAATAAGTCAGCATTGTAGTTGTTGTTTTTCCATTACTTCCTGTTATACATATTTTTTTAGCATTAGTAAACCATCCGGCAAATTCTATTTCAGATATGAGCTTAATATTTTTGTTTTTAATTTCATTTATTATTGAACAATTTTCAGGAATACCCGGGCTTTTAATAATCAAATCTGCTTTAATTATAATTTCTGATGTATGTTTGTTTTCTTCCCATTCAATATTGTGTTTTAAGAGAATTTTTTTGTATTTCGATTTAATAATTCCATTATCTGAAACAAAAACTTCATAGCCCTTAACTTTTGCCAATACAGCAGCACCAACACCACTTTCACCCGCACCTAATATGACTGCTTTTTTATTCATTTGTCCTGTTTATCTGATTTTTAATGTTACAATAGTAATAACTGCCAGTAATATTCCTACAATCCAGAATCGTGTTACTATTTTTGCTTCCGGCATTCCAAGCATCTGGTAATGATGATGTAAAGGCGACATTTTAAATATTCTTTTGCCCTCGCCAAATTTTCTTTTAGTATGTTTGAAATAGCCAACCTGAATAATTACAGATAAACTTTCAATAAAAAATATTCCGCATAAAATTGGAATTAATAATTCTTTATGAATGATAATAGCAAAAACTGCAATAATTCCGCCCAAAGAAAGACTTCCCGTATCACCCATAAATACCTGAGCCGGATAAGAATTATACCATAAAAAACCTATTGTAGCTCCAATAAAAGCACTTATAAAAACAACCAGTTCACCTGTATGCGGAATGTACATAATATTAAGATAATCAGCATATATCATGTTACCCGACAAGTATGCAAGCACTCCTAAAGTTGTTCCGATAATTGCTGACGTACCTGTTGCCAGACCATCAAGACCATCAGTCATGTTTGCACTATTTGAAACAGCAGTTATTATAAATATTACAATAATTACAAAAACCACCCATGCCCATTTTTTTGATGCCGTTTCTCCCAGAAATCCGATTAAATATGCATAATCTCCTTCATTGTTTTTGAAAAACGGAATTGTTGTTTTTGTAGATTTTATATTTTTTGTTTCAAAAACTTCATTATTATTATCAGCATTAAATCCTTCAATAATTTCACTTACTTCCAATTGTTGCTTAACATCTAACTTTTCTCTTATAACAACATCATCAGAAAAATA
This window of the Bacteroidales bacterium genome carries:
- the murG gene encoding undecaprenyldiphospho-muramoylpentapeptide beta-N-acetylglucosaminyltransferase, coding for MNKISNNKVIISGGGTGGHVFPAIAIANALKDIEQSIQILFVGAKGKLEMNKVPDAGYNIIGLPIAGFQRRLTIKNITFFFKLFYSIIKSHKILKTFKPGVVIGVGGYASGPLLYVASKKKIPVIIQEQNSYAGVTNKILAKKAEKICVAYENMEKYFPKDKIILTGNPVRKDLFKEINKDEAIKYFSLDKNKKTLLVLGGSLGARTINQSMINDLKIFEQENIQVIWQTGKYFYQNACDEVKSSNYKNVIVHEFITRMDLVYNIADLIISRAGAGTISELCLLAKPTILVPSPNVAENHQMKNALALADNNAAIMIKDTDAKTELINKAVEVISNNDMLNSLSENIYKMAIKDSDKLIANEIFKILNKT
- a CDS encoding FtsW/RodA/SpoVE family cell cycle protein, producing the protein MVKTVSKYFKGDAVIWSVMVMLCIFSMLAVYSATGSLAYKSQGGNTTYYLFRHSFFLIVGLGITFVTHLIPYRYYAGLATLFLYISIPLLVLTLILGTNINQASRWLTLPGIGQTFQTSDLAKLALIMYIAKYLSKKQDLIKDFNSGFLPIMIPVIIICSLIIKADFSTAAILFATSLVLLFIGRASLKHIFGFIGIGIVCVAIFIAIALNSENTGRIGTWKSRIENYVDGGSEGNYQVEQSKIAIVTGGFFGKGPGNSTQRNFLPQAYSDFIYSIIVEEYGIIFGGLPIIFLYLFLLFRAGIIVKKSERTFPAFLAVGLTFSLVFQAFVNIGVAVNIFPVTGQTLPMVSMGGTSVLFTSVAFGIILSVSRSTQKNDFNYELDEQDIQ
- the murD gene encoding UDP-N-acetylmuramoyl-L-alanine--D-glutamate ligase, giving the protein MNKKAVILGAGESGVGAAVLAKVKGYEVFVSDNGIIKSKYKKILLKHNIEWEENKHTSEIIIKADLIIKSPGIPENCSIINEIKNKNIKLISEIEFAGWFTNAKKICITGSNGKTTTTMLTYYILKKAGLNVGLAGNVGKSFALQVAENNYDYYVIELSSFQLDGMYDFKADVAVLMNITPDHLDRYENEFQNYIDSKFRITQNQEKNDCFIYCYDDDIIKKELKKRNAITEIIPFSLNTKLENGAFIKDKNLKIIIKNTEFTMSILELALQGKHNTYNSMAAGIVSHVLKIRKETIRECLSDFQGVEHRLEPVIKVHGILFYNDSKATNVNSTWYALESIKKPIIWIAGGIDKGNDYSILKDLVKEKVRAIVCLGKENSKFFDFFSDDVEKIVETGSMSEAVRTAYYLAKKDETVLLSPACASFDLFENYEDRGRQFKRAVRDL
- a CDS encoding phospho-N-acetylmuramoyl-pentapeptide-transferase: MFYYLFQYLEKLDFPGAGMFQYISFRSAMAVITSLIISMIFGKKIINYLTKKQIGEDIRDLGLEGQLQKKGTPTMGGIIILASILIPNLLFSKLDNVYIILMLVTTVWLGIIGFADDYIKVFKKDKKGLAGKFKIIGQIILGIIVGATLYFSDDVVIREKLDVKQQLEVSEIIEGFNADNNNEVFETKNIKSTKTTIPFFKNNEGDYAYLIGFLGETASKKWAWVVFVIIVIFIITAVSNSANMTDGLDGLATGTSAIIGTTLGVLAYLSGNMIYADYLNIMYIPHTGELVVFISAFIGATIGFLWYNSYPAQVFMGDTGSLSLGGIIAVFAIIIHKELLIPILCGIFFIESLSVIIQVGYFKHTKRKFGEGKRIFKMSPLHHHYQMLGMPEAKIVTRFWIVGILLAVITIVTLKIR